One genomic segment of Hevea brasiliensis isolate MT/VB/25A 57/8 chromosome 3, ASM3005281v1, whole genome shotgun sequence includes these proteins:
- the LOC110640343 gene encoding cell number regulator 8, translated as MANTTTTTTSLSNSEESSPLLSKNLQEHDEEPTKISDTKVAAPPMEKEKSAALELDRPECGWTANGLPLNHASVVGQPMGRAQWDSSVFACLGRNDEFCSSDLEVCLLGSVAPCVLYGSNAERLGSSPGTFTNHCLPYTGLYLIGNLFFDLNCLAPCFSYPSRTAIRRRFNLEGSCEALNRSCGCCGSCGDDELQREQCESACDFATHVFCHPCALCQEGREIRRRLPHPGSNARPVLVMIPPGGQAMARGA; from the exons ATGGCTAacaccaccacaaccaccaccagccTCAGCAACAGCGAGGAATCGAGTCCTCTCTTGAGCAAGAACCTCCAAGAACATGACGAGGAACCCACTAAGATTTCCGACACCAAAGTCGCCGCACCTCCCATGGAGAAGGAGAAATCCGCCGCGCTGGAATTGGACCGGCCTGAATGTGGATGGACCGCTAATGGGTTGCCGTTGAATCACGCTAGCGTTGTAGGTCAGCCTATGGGTCGGGCTCAGTGGGACTCCAGTGTCTTCGCTTGTCTCGGTCGCAATGATGAATTCTGTAGCAGCGATCTTGAAGTTT GTCTTCTTGGAAGTGTTGCCCCTTGTGTGCTTTATGGAAGCAATGCTGAGAGACTTGGATCTAGCCCTGGAACCTTTACCAATCACTGCTTGCCTTACACTGGATTATACTTGATTggtaatttattttttgatttgaaCTGCCTTGCACCATGTTTCTCATATCCTAGCCGTACAGCTATTCGTCGGAGGTTTAATCTCGAG GGTAGTTGTGAGGCACTTAATAGGTCATGTGGTTGCTGTGGAAGCTGTGGAGATGATGAGCTACAACGTGAGCAGTGCGAGTCAGCATGTGATTTTGCAACTCATGTGTTCTGTCACCCGTGTGCACTTTGCCAGGAAGGTCGTGAGATCCGTCGTAGGCTGCCTCATCCTGGGTCCAATGCTCGACCGGTCCTGGTTATGATCCCGCCCGGGGGGCAAGCCATGGCCCGTGGGGCTTGA
- the LOC110640344 gene encoding DNA-binding protein S1FA isoform X1 produces MEDDFEFADHSPPSFQNVDFSSEISLSLFAWIHSRCDLLSAIQLFLGFGNVVKDVEARGFNPGLIVLLVVGGLVLAFLIGNYALYMYAQKTLPPKKKKPISKKKMKKERLKQGVSAPGE; encoded by the exons ATGGAGGACGATTTCGAGTTTGCCGATCACTCTCCTCCGTCGTTCCAGAACGTG GATTTTAGCTCTGAGATTTCACTTTCATTGTTTGCTTGGATTCATTCTCGATGTGATCTCCTTTCGGCAATTCAACTCTTCTTAGGATTT GGGAATGTGGTCAAGGATGTTGAGGCTAGAGGATTCAACCCAGGATTGATAGTGCTGCTGGTTGTTGGCGGGCTAGTTCTGGCATTCCTAATTGGAAATTATGCTCTCTACATGTATGCGCAGAAGACACTTCCTCCCAAAAAGAAGAAGCCAATCTCCAAGAAGAAAATGAAGAAGGAAAGACTGAAGCAAGGCGTCTCTGCACCAGGAGAGTGA
- the LOC110640344 gene encoding DNA-binding protein S1FA isoform X2, producing MEDDFEFADHSPPSFQNVGNVVKDVEARGFNPGLIVLLVVGGLVLAFLIGNYALYMYAQKTLPPKKKKPISKKKMKKERLKQGVSAPGE from the exons ATGGAGGACGATTTCGAGTTTGCCGATCACTCTCCTCCGTCGTTCCAGAACGTG GGGAATGTGGTCAAGGATGTTGAGGCTAGAGGATTCAACCCAGGATTGATAGTGCTGCTGGTTGTTGGCGGGCTAGTTCTGGCATTCCTAATTGGAAATTATGCTCTCTACATGTATGCGCAGAAGACACTTCCTCCCAAAAAGAAGAAGCCAATCTCCAAGAAGAAAATGAAGAAGGAAAGACTGAAGCAAGGCGTCTCTGCACCAGGAGAGTGA
- the LOC110640349 gene encoding L-type lectin-domain containing receptor kinase VIII.1-like, whose amino-acid sequence MFSISFFHLFLLCFLVLATATTEFDFGTLTLSSLKLLGDAHLNNGSVRLTRDLAVPTSGAGKVLYSKPVRFRQPSTHSITSFTTFFSFSVANLNPSSIGGGLAFVISPESETIGAAGGCLGLLNSDGIGSGFVAVEFDTLMDVEFKDINGNHVGLDLNSMVSSQTGDLGAINIDLKSGDLVNAWIEYDGTNRGLNVSVSYSNLKPNEPILLLSLDLDQYVNDFMYVGFSGSTQGSTEVHSIEWWSFSSSFDSISGSGSSSPPSPTTSLTNPTANSGKSPPPSLAPTGSDSINSQAKNSKSSSCHNQLCKQGPGAVAGVVTASAFLAIFAGVLIWVFSKRYKQVKNTESFASEVIKMPREFSYKELRSATRCFNANRIIGHGAFGTVYKGILPETGDIVAVKRCSHNSQGKNEFLSELSIIGTLRHRNLVRLQGWCHEKGEILLVYDLMPNGSLDKALFEARTPLPWPHRRKILLGVACALAYLHQECENQVIHRDVKTSNIMLDEGFNARLGDFGLARQIEHDKSPDATVAAGTMGYLAPEYLLTGRATEKTDVFSYGAVVLEVASGRRPIEKETTGVGKVGVNNNLVEWVWSLHREGRLLMAADARLEGEFDENEMRRVLLVGLACSHPDPLARPTMRTVVQMFEGEAEVPIVPRAKPTMSFSTSHLLLSLQDSVSDCNGMVTISTSSSENSYIGDDIV is encoded by the coding sequence ATGTTTTCTATTTCTTTCTTTCATCTGTTTTTGCTCTGTTTTCTTGTATTAGCCACCGCCACTACTGAATTCGACTTCGGTACTTTAACTCTAAGCAGCCTCAAGCTCCTCGGAGACGCCCACTTAAACAATGGGAGTGTTCGCCTCACTCGTGACCTCGCCGTCCCCACCTCCGGTGCAGGAAAAGTTCTTTATTCTAAGCCAGTTAGATTTCGGCAACCCAGTACTCACTCTATTACGAGTTTCACCACTTTTTTCTCATTCTCTGTTGCCAATCTAAACCCGTCATCTATTGGTGGCGGGCTTGCATTTGTCATCTCGCCGGAGTCCGAAACTATTGGTGCTGCCGGCGGGTGTCTTGGACTCCTCAACTCTGATGGGATTGGCTCGGGTTTCGTGGCTGTCGAATTTGATACTCTCATGGACGTGGAGTTCAAAGACATTAATGGAAATCATGTGGGTTTGGATCTGAACAGTATGGTTTCTTCTCAGACTGGTGATTTAGGTGCTATAAATATCGATCTTAAGAGCGGTGATCTTGTTAATGCGTGGATCGAGTACGATGGGACCAATCGTGGCCTTAACGTCTCGGTTTCATACTCCAATCTTAAACCCAACGAGCCGATTCTATTGCTTAGTCTTGATCTAGATCAGTACGTGAATGATTTTATGTACGTTGGGTTCTCTGGGTCGACGCAGGGAAGCACAGAGGTCCATAGTATTGAGTGGTGGAGTTTTAGTTCTTCCTTCGACTCAATATCTGGTTCTGGGTCATCTTCTCCGCCATCTCCAACGACTAGTTTGACGAACCCAACGGCGAATTCTGGAAAGTCCCCGCCGCCATCATTGGCTCCCACTGGTTCTGATTCGATTAATAGTCAAGCAAAGAACAGCAAGTCTTCTTCGTGTCATAACCAGCTCTGTAAGCAAGGACCAGGGGCCGTTGCAGGGGTGGTTACCGCAAGTGCTTTTTTAGCCATTTTTGCTGGTGTTCTAATCTGGGTATTCTCCAAAAGGTACAAGCAAGTAAAAAATACCGAGTCTTTTGCGTCAGAAGTTATCAAAATGCCAAGGGAATTTAGCTACAAGGAGCTCAGATCAGCCACGAGATGCTTCAATGCAAATAGAATAATAGGACATGGTGCATTTGGGACTGTTTATAAGGGCATATTGCCAGAGACTGGCGACATTGTAGCAGTGAAGAGATGTAGTCATAATAGCCAAGGAAAGAATGAGTTTTTATCTGAACTGTCTATAATTGGTACTCTTAGGCATCGAAATCTTGTTCGGCTTCAAGGGTGGTGTCATGAGAAAGGTGAAATCTTATTGGTTTATGATTTAATGCCCAATGGAAGCCTTGACAAAGCATTGTTTGAAGCGAGGACACCTCTTCCATGGCCACATAGGAGAAAAATTTTACTTGGTGTTGCTTGTGCTCTGGCTTACTTGCATCAAGAATGTGAGAACCAGGTGATTCATAGAGATGTTAAGACTAGCAATATTATGCTAGATGAAGGGTTTAATGCAAGATTAGGAGATTTTGGCTTGGCTAGACAAATTGAGCATGATAAATCACCAGATGCAACAGTAGCTGCAGGTACAATGGGATACTTAGCTCCAGAGTATTTATTAACAGGAAGAGCTACTGAGAAAACTGATGTGTTTAGCTATGGAGCTGTGGTTCTTGAGGTGGCTAGTGGGAGAAGACCAATTGAGAAAGAAACTACTGGGGTTGGAAAAGTTGGGGTTAACAACAATTTGGTGGAATGGGTTTGGAGTTTACACAGAGAAGGAAGATTGCTAATGGCAGCTGATGCAAGACTTGAAGGTGAATTTGATGAGAATGAAATGAGAAGGGTTCTGCTGGTTGGGCTAGCTTGCTCTCACCCTGACCCATTGGCTAGACCGACAATGAGGACTGTAGTCCAAATGTTCGAAGGTGAGGCTGAAGTCCCTATCGTTCCAAGAGCCAAACCTACTATGAGTTTCAGCACTTCCCATCTATTGTTGAGCTTGCAGGATAGTGTGTCAGACTGCAATGGCATGGTCACCATCTCAACTTCCTCATCAGAAAATAGTTATATTGGTGATGACATAGTTTGA
- the LOC110640338 gene encoding peroxidase 21: MALPTNTTQFGTSTLLFFLLFPLLFQIYPGKSELQLNFYAQSCPRAEEIIKEQVTNLYKKHGNTAVSWVRNLFHDCAVKSCDASLLLETVKGIESEKASQRSFGMRNFKYVNTIKDALEAECPLTVSCADIVALSARDGIAMLGGPRIEMKTGRRDSKESYAAVVEDFLPNHNDSISLVLSRFQSIGIDAEGTVALLGGHSVGRVHCVNLVQRLYPTVDPSLDPEYAEYLKGRCPTPDPDPKAVLYARNDRVTPMILDNMCFKNVLNRKGLLLVDQQLASDPITSPFVEKMAADNDYFHNQFSRAVLLLSENNPLIDDQGEIRKDCRYVNAN, translated from the exons ATGGCTTTGCCCACCAACACTACGCAATTTGGCACTTCAACCCTCCTCTTCTTTCTGTTATTTCCGTTACTGTTTCAGATTTATCCCG GTAAAAGTGAACTCCAATTAAACTTCTATGCACAGAGTTGCCCAAGAGCCGAAGAGATCATCAAAGAGCAAGTCACCAATCTTTACAAGAAACATGGAAATACAGCAGTTTCCTGGGTTAGGAATCTCTTTCATGATTGTGCGGTGAAG TCATGTGATGCATCGCTGTTGTTGGAGACGGTGAAAGGAATTGAATCGGAGAAAGCATCACAAAGGAGCTTTGGAATGAGAAATTTCAAGTACGTAAACACAATCAAAGATGCCCTTGAAGCTGAATGCCCTCTGACTGTATCTTGTGCTGATATTGTTGCCCTTTCTGCTAGAGATGGTATCGCCATG TTAGGAGGACCAAGAATAGAAATGAAAACAGGGAGGAGGGACAGCAAAGAGAGCTATGCAGCAGTGGTTGAAGATTTCCTCCCCAATCACAACGATAGCATCTCATTAGTGCTTTCTCGCTTTCAATCCATTGGCATTGACGCTGAAGGAACAGTTGCTCTTTTAG GAGGTCACTCGGTTGGTAGAGTTCACTGTGTGAATTTAGTACAAAGACTCTACCCTACGGTTGATCCAAGTTTGGACCCTGAATACGCAGAGTACCTCAAAGGGAGGTGCCCAACTCCAGACCCAGACCCAAAGGCAGTCCTGTACGCAAGAAATGACAGAGTAACACCTATGATTCTGGATAATATGTGCTTCAAGAACGTATTGAACCGCAAGGGATTACTCTTAGTTGATCAACAATTGGCTTCTGATCCAATTACGTCTCCATTTGTGGAAAAAATGGCTGCCGATAATGACTACTTCCATAATCAGTTTTCTAGAGCTGTGCTGTTGTTATCGGAGAATAATCCTCTTATTGATGACCAAGGAGAGATTAGAAAGGATTGCCGCTATGTGAATGCCAATTAG
- the LOC110640342 gene encoding uncharacterized protein LOC110640342: MADLCSLCLLGVMDRLWFHQIILFSESESSTVLFPKTLKQQTPLITESLVHLASSLSLATSPDEEIEEPSITLELNNHKQEEEEEEGKVIVDQKERPTRLNNLRKLQKFMSCRSLGELELEEVKGFMDLGFIFKKEHISPRMISVVPGLVRLGLYKNKHNNKLFNSKVPEDDDIHTEKQEEAEGIIRPYLSEAWLIKRPDSPLLNLRLPRVSAAADMKKHLKFWARTVASVIQQEP, from the exons atggcTGATCTCTGTTCCTTGTGTCTCTTAGGAGTCATGGACCGTCTTTGGTTTCACCAGATCATTCTCTTCTCAGAGTCAGAGTCCTCTACTGTACTATTCCCTAAAACCCTTAAACAACAAACCCCACTCATCACAGAATCTCTTGTACACTTAGCATCTAGCCTCTCTTTAGCAACTTCTCCTGATGAAGAAATAGAGGAACCTTCAATCACTCTAGAG TTAAACAATcataaacaagaagaagaagaagaagaaggtaaGGTTATTGTTGATCAGAAAGAAAGGCCAACAAGATTGAATAATCTTAGGAAACTACAGAAATTCATGAGCTGCAGGAGCTTGGGGGAGCTGGAACTGGAAGAAGTGAAAGGGTTTATGGATCTTGGCTTTATATTCAAGAAAGAACACATAAGCCCAAGAATGATAAGTGTAGTCCCTGGTTTGGTGAGATTAGGATTATACAAAAATAAACACAACAACAAACTCTTTAACAGCAAAGTACCTGAAGATGATGATATACACACAGAAAAGCAAGAAGAAGCGGAAGGGATAATTAGGCCATACTTGTCAGAGGCTTGGCTAATAAAAAGACCCGATTCACCACTATTAAACCTAAGGTTGCCAAGAGTATCTGCAGCTGCTGATATGAAAAAACACCTCAAGTTCTGGGCTAGAACTGTTGCATCTGTTATTCAACAAGAACCTTGA